AGCTGCCGAGGCCAGGCTGTGGGATGGGCCAGGctgtgggaggaggtggggggaccACGGCAGCCTGCTGAGCAGGCTGGCGGGGTCTGGTGGCCAGGACTGGCGGGTGGTGGGGGCGTGGGGAGCACCCAACAGGAGCTTGACCGGTGCTGCAGACCAGCCATTGAACGCCCGGTGCGCAATGCGGGCTGCACACGTGCCCCGTAACCCTTGGCCCACACCTCTGGGGATGGTCCCCGCGCGGACGTGCCTGGACCCGCTGGGCACACGGCCGGGTGCAGCTGGAGAGGAGTGCGTCCGCCCCGCGGTGCTCTTGGCAGTGAGCGAGGGCCGGAGCGGCCACATCCCCAGCTCAGGAACCAGGCAAGGGGGACCCCGGGGGCTGATGCTCCACGGCCATTCTGGGGGCTGACAGTACCGCACGCACCCTTGCAGCCCAGGGCTGCTCTTTCTGGAGGCCATGGCGGTTTCCATGGAAACAGTACCAACccccagaaataaaccaataaaCGCAACCTGCAAAAGGAGAGAACAGGCAGCAAGAGAACCGGAGGGAACCGGGGGGCCCTGGAGAGAGAGGCGAGTGCGCGGCAGCTGGGCCGTGGAGCAGAACCGGAGAGGCCGCAGGCTGCGGGGCGCAGGAAAAGGAGGGCCTTGCAGGGGGGCTACAgctccaggcagagagaaaggaGGCCTCTGGAggtcagagagagacagagagagcagacagGGAGCATCAGTGGGGAGGCCTGCACCGCAGCGCAGCGCCCAGGAGGGGGCCTCTCAGGACAGGGACGTGGGCGCCCAGGGCCCTGGAGCTCCCAACTAGGGGCCCAGCTGCCCTCTGCCCCGAAAGCCCCTTCTCAGAATGTTTGTGGCCAAGGAGCCGGCCCGGAGATTCAGCTGCATCTTAAGTGTGTCTGGAATATGGAGAAGGGACACGCCAAGTGGATTAGAGCTCCACTGTGCCACCCTGGTCACCAGCCTCTGCTCATCCCAGCCACGACCTCCAGACTGAGCAGCGCCCCAGGCTCTCTGCACCCTGCCAGCCAGGAGCTGCCCACAGAGGGAAGCTTCACTGTCCAGACTCTGAGCAGGACCTGGGCCGGGTTGGGGGGCCAACCAGCGAGCTCGGGAAAGCCTCTGCCCGCCCTGCTCCCTGAGGACTGAAGTACAGGCTTACAGCCCCAGGGAGGAAGGAACCGAAGCCGCCTGTTCCCAGCTTCGTGGGGAAAAGACCTGAGTGCAGAGATGGGGAGAAACGGATCGCAGAGTCCCAACGAGGTCTGCCCGGCTTTGGGTCTCCCACCCTGCGCCCTCCCCATGTGGACGGGCACGCTCCAGGGCGGTAGACAGCAAAGTCCAAGCTGGGGATTGGAGCCCAAGGGGCCAGCCATCGGATGTGCCCACGAACAGAAAGGCCTGGCCACTCGGGACCAAACGCGCCCAGTGCCAGGAGCTGCCCACCCGTCGCCCCGGCCCGGCTCTGACCTCGGGTCTCAGGCACGCTGGGCGTTGGCAGGGGCGCGGCCGCGGGGTCCTGGGAGTCGCTCGCCGCCCTCTGCCCGGCGCACATGGACTTGAGCATCTGAAAGACGGCGAGGGGCGCCACGTTCAGCTTCAGCAGGTCCAGCAGGATCCTGGCGAGAACACACGCGGCGGCAGTGAGCCCTCCTCGCCCCGGCCGGCCGCCCTGGGGGACCCCCGGCTCCCCCCGGCGCTCACTTGAACACGTCGGGGTCCATGGCGCCGCCCGCAGCCTGCGCCAGCTCGAACAGCTCCATCTCCTCGGCGCTCAGCACCTTCTTCCGCCGCAGCGCCAGCTTCTGCAGGGCCGCCTCCAGCCCCGGGggcgcccccggccccgcgcccGCGGCCGCCATCTGAGGAACCGCGGAGGTGCGCGCCGCCCGGCCCCCGCCGCGCCCCCTACCGGCCCGCCGCAGCGGCCCCGCCGTCCGGTGCTCGGGCCCGAGCGGCGGCGGACGTGCGGAGCACCCGCGCCTTAGCGACTGGGCTCCCGCGCGCGCTCAGCGGGAAGCCCGCACGCAGAGCCCCGCGCTCGCCCAGTAAATGCCCGCCAGGCCCGGCGCGCGGCTGTCCCGCGCCGGGCCCCCGCCAGGGGGCGCGCCTCCAGGCCCTAACCGTAACGCGAGGCCGCTCCTCTTGCGCACGCGCGGTCCTCGCCGCCAGGTCCCGCTGCGCGCGCGCGTTCGGAGGCGGGCCTCCCGTAAACccgcggggcgggggtggggcttGGCTTTGCGCACGCGCTTTTCACCGCGCCCGCCCGGGGACGCGACGCGCGCAGCTTGATGACGACATTTCGGCGCCTAGTCGCCGAATGGCGGCCTCCGTCCCTGAAGCTGCGGGTTCCTCGGGTGAGTGGTGGGAGTCGCGCGCGGTCGGGACCAGCGTCCCGGCAGCCGCCTCAAACCTCCACAGAAGTCGGCTCCGTTCCCAGGCGAGCCCGGGGCATCGGACCAGGGCGTCGAGCGCCGCGCCCTCCCGCCGCCTTCCCGCGCGCCTCACGGGCCTCGCCCAGGCGGGCGCCCGGTTAACGTTCCTGCGCCCGGTGGGGGACCGACAGCCTGGGGCTCCCCGGCGAAcgctgtggggggcgggggtgggtctCGGCCCGACGCCCTTCCCCGCCCCGGGTGTGCTGGCCGTGCGGAGCCTCGGCTTCCGAGGGTCGCCGGGAGGTGGCGAGCCGCAGACGGCAGGGCGTCTTGCTCGCTGCGCGGCCGGAGGAAGGCCCCGACGAGATGGGCGCCGCCGAGGCTGCGGCTCCAGGAGGGACCTCGAAGCCGGGTCGGAAGGCGCTCCTGACGGCAGCGGGTGTGGAGGTGGCGGGGTGAAGCGGAGGCTGGGTCCCAGAGCAGGCGGCGCGGCAGGAGAATCGGGACGCTGCCCTCTCCCCGAAATTCCGCGGTTGGGCGCCTCGGGCTCACTCAGCCGCTGCCGCTGCCCGCTTTCTCCAAGGAAGGAGCAGCTTTCACCTCATCGTCTCTGACGCTCTGCCCCGGGCCCGCAGTGCAGGGTTTATGCCGCTTTGATCTTTTCTGAATAGTGCACGCTGTTCTCTGGACCGCTTGGTTCAGGATTGAGCGTTTAAAGTCATCCTTAAAACTGAAGCCGATGTTTAGTTTAATTAGGAGTTGAGCAGACTCCGTGTTGCTGGACCGAAATTTGGCTACTCACAGCTCGATAGCGGATACTCCAAAGGCAAGtgtcaagagaaaagaaaggttgTTTTAATCAGAAAGCTAGAGAAGGCAGACTGGTGTTCCAGAGCCGACTCTGAAGATTATGCTCCGCAGTGAGTTTTTAAAGGGATAAGGGGAAAGAATCTCAGAATCGTTTTGGCAGGACGTCAGGCTCTGCGTCACTTTCCATCTCGTGCAGGCTGGCGGTCTCCTCCTGGTCGTTTTTCAGCTGTTGTCTTGCCTGCTAATCTGCAGGATTGCCAGGAGGGAACCTGGGGGCAGAGAGCtggtcattctttttcatttttactcttttttagtCTAGGAAAAGAGTCAACAAGTTAGGCAGGGTTTTGTGGGCATTCAGTAGACCCTGAGTCAGGAGTTAGGTTGCATGCCACCAGATCACCTCATTTCTACAAGGTCTGAGCAGGGCAGAAATGGGCATACAGGAAAGGGCGAAGGGCCTGCTTACAGATCCCCCGGGCAGCACTCCGTTTCTGCGGGACTCGGGGCAAAAGCCTGTCTTCCGAAACTGCTTCTGTGGACCTAGGACAGTGTGTTCCTTGGGTGGGAGATGCAGGCGTGGGTCTGGAGCATCTTCTTGCTGACAGTTTGTGCCTGTTGACATATACGGGCAGAGCAAGCTACAGTTATTTCGATGCCCACAGAGACGTAGGTTATCATGAACAGCAGCGTCTGACCCGTTGTCTCGAGGCCGGTTCTCAGAACTGCTGCCTGTGGACGGAGCGCCTTTCGTCATGGCTGCAGTGCCGTCATCGCACAGCTGGCTCTTCCCTTCTGCTGGCAGTTGGAGCGTCTGTAAACAACTCAGGAGTGCGCATCAGACTGTCCCAACCATCAGCTGCTTGTGCCGGGTGTTCTGTGACACAGGGGTGCCGGGCAGACTTCAGCTTTCCTACAGACAGGGCTGGGGGCCATGTGCCAGGGGCGGGGTCCAGCACGCTTGGTCTCGGGGAGGTGTTTGTAATGCCCAGTGGCAGAGATGCCCGCCCGGCTTCTCCATGCACGTAGAGGTCTGCCCGCCAGCTGCCCCCTCAGCATTGTTGCTCGGCCGTGGGCAGAGCTGTGCCCGGAGTGCCGTCGAGGGCGCGGAGCCTCCGGCTCTGCTGGGTCAGCGTGTTTCTGGGTTCTGCCCCGCAGGCACAGGGAGGGGGAGTCTGGAGAGCTGCCCCTGAGTTTCTAGTGGCGTCAGAGGCTCTGCTGGCGAAGCGTGCTCGTCCCCTCCCCGCTCCCTTCGCAGAGGGTGCAGGTAGGATAGAGCAGGTGCGCCCGCCCTTCTCTAGAGAGCCCTGAGGAGGCGTGTGGGTCTCCGTCCCggctgtgcctccatttcccTCAGCGTCCGCCTTGCCCCACAGGTCGCCGTGAGGATGTGCCTTCTGTCCTTGCTTGGCAGGCTTCGCAGCTTAAAACTGCACCTGCTGGCACCTCATGGCTGTGTTTGAGGACACAGCCCAGCTGGCTCAGCGGAGGGCGTCTCAAGACTGACCTCAAGGTGCTGGCCGGCTCTGCTCTCATCTGGAGGCGCAGGAAGAACCTGCTTCCAGGGTTACGCAGGTTGCCGGCGGGTCCGGCTCTTTGTAGGGTGGAACCAAGGTCCCCATTTTCTTGCTGCCTGGTAGCCAGGACTACTCTGAATCTTACAGCTCTCACACTTGAGACTTTAACCTGTCTGTAAAACCCCTTTCAAAGAGCATTTGAACAACCGGAGACGGGACTCTGGCAGGGCTGGCCTTAGAATCCTGCCTGCCTGGCCCGAGGAGTAAATGAGGAACGGATGCTGAGCCGCCAGAACCAGGCCTGGCACGTGGCCGGTGCCCTGCTTTACCACAGGCTCGCCCCACGGTCCTGGCTCTGGAGCTGGCCACTGGACTGGGCCTTGCTTGAGCTCTGTGAAGTGCTGCGATAACCTCGTCGTTGAGGTTCTGTCTCTGTCCCTGCAGTGGTCCCCTAAGACGGCCGCTCCGGACCCTGCGAGGCAGGCTGCCATGGCGTTCCCCCACCTGCAGCAGCCCAGCTTCCTGTTGGTAAGTGTCCGCTGCCCGCCGAGGGCCCACAGGACAGGGGTTCTGTAGCAGAGGGGCTGGAGAACTCAGCAGCGCCTGCTTTTTGGGGCGAGTCTGCCCTCTTCTGGTGTGTGCTGGTTTATGCAGCCACTGAGCCCCAGTTTTCGCATTTCCAAGAGGGGGTCGTAGAAATGTCTGTTCCCCGGTGTTCCTGGCTGGGGCGGGCAAGGGTGAAGAATGGACGCCTGCATCTTCACGTCTCGTAAATCCTTACATGAAGGCGAGGTGTTCTGATACGCTTACTGCTGTTGGTGACAGTCGGAAGTCCCCTGCTCTGCTGGGGTGCCAGGCCTCGGCTTTCCTGTGGATGTTGACCTGGGAGCAGGGTCTTCCTGGTGCTGCTCGAAAGCCAGCAGATCCAGCCCCAGCCTGCACAGCGGGGTCTCGCCGCTGACCAACATGCTGTGGACCCCACCCTTGTGTGGAGACGGCCGGGGCCTTGCGTTGCCCGGGTGAAGCCTGGCCTTTCCCGCTGACCGTCTTTTCTCCGGTCGGGATGGCGCGCGTCTTCTGTGTCCGACTCCTGCCTGTCACTTGGATTTCCGGGCTGACTCCCAGCAGGGTGCTCACCGTGTTCTGGTTGGATCCGTCTCCTAGGCCAGCCTGAAAGCTGACTCTATAAACAAGCCCTTTGCGCAGCGCTGCCAAGACTTGGTTAAAGTCATCGAGGACTTTCCAGCAAAGGTAAGGCTCCGCTGTCTGTGTTTTATGGGGACGTGTCCCACATGCTCCCAGAGGAGGGTCCGCAAGCCCCCCTCGCACCTCTGAGCGCTCCCTGCGGAGGCCTGACCCCAGGTGTAACTCAGGTCTGTGATGTGTAAGCACGAGGGCACGTAGGTTGGGGTTTCTCAGCTGCGGGCCCACAGGCGCCTTTGGCCGTGTCTGGAGGCGGTCATGGTTGTCCCATGGGCGGCGCTGCCAGTGCGGGGCAGATGGAAGCCTGGCGTCCCTCCCCGCGCCTGCCCGAGCCGCATCCAGCACAGAGGTGTGCCGTGCTGGCTAGAGCCAGACACGCAGCGGCCACATCGCCATGGCTGCCCCGGGCCGGGGAGCAGGCCCTGGGTACAGGGCCAGGGAGCAGGCCCTGGGTACAGGGCCAGGGAGCAGGCCCTGGGTACAGGCCCGGCGGGGAGGCGGGCGGGGCCGCCTGGAGGGTCTGCTCTGAGCGCCCGCCgctgcaggagctgcagggcGTCTTCCCGTGGCTGGTTGAGAGCATCTTCGGCAGCCTGGACGGCGTCCTGCCCGGGTGGGGCCTGCGCTGGCTGCAGGGCCGCGCGAGCCCCGTGGAGCACAGTGTGGCCGTGGAGTTCCTGGACCCTGGGTAGGTCGCCTTGCCCACGCGGGGCCAGAGTGCTCTGGGAGTCCCGTCTGGCTCGCCGTTCACTTGCCAGCTTCTGTCGTTTGCGTTCAGAGGCCCAATGATGAAACTGGTGTATAAGCTTCAGGCCGAAGACTATAAGTTTGATTTTCCTGTCTCCTACCTGCCCGTAAGTAAGCCGCGGTGGTGGAGGTGGGCTCGTGGTCACGGTGCCGGCAGCAGACGGGCCCGCAGGGTGGGACGGTGGCCAGAGCACCCTGGCGTGGTCTGGCCCAGGAGGCACCACACGTTGGAACTTTGCCAGTTACTGTTTTCCCAGAGGTGATCTGAACCTCGCGGTGGGAAGGCCCAGTGGCCTCCAGCTGAGTGCCAGGGCCTGTGCCTACAGGCTTTGTTTACTGAGTCTGCAGTTCTGTGGGCGAGTTAAAGGCGGGCTTGCTCACGGGGCTCAGAAGCACAACAGATGGGATCCATCGTGTGCCTGGCTGGGCCAAGATGCGCCCTGCTGCAGCGGGCCTGGTGGGGACGTGGGGGGAGCGCGCGACGGGCAGGGGACAGCGAGGTTCCCCAGGCAGGGTCAGGGCTGGGCTCCACCGCAGCCTCCCCAGGCCGCCCCTGTGTCTGCAGGGGCCTGTGAAGGCGTCCATCCAGGAGCGTGTGCTTCCCGACAGCCCCCTGTACCACAACAAGGTACAGCTGCCCCCCACCGGGGGCCTCGGCCTGTACCTGGCGCTCAGTATCCTTTGTCAGCCgtgggaggcggggtggggggagccggCACGGGCGGGGGGGTGCCGCCCTGCCGTTTGCCCCCTGACGCAGCCCACAGACCCCTTCGAGTACTACATGTTCTTTTTTGCTTGGAGCCTAATCGCTCAGAAGGTGAGGAGGGCTGAAGCcgcctgggggcggggcgggggcgcccAGGGCTCCTGTCCAGGCAGGCTGAGCTGGCCACCTTCCGTCCGCCCTGTGCCCGCAGCCTTTGCCCTTCAGGCTGCCCTCCCCGAGCGAGGGTGACGGGCTGGGGCAGGTGGGCGCCCCGAGTGCTGGTCCAGGGGGCTTCCCGCAAGGgtgccttccaggcaggggcAGCTGCCGGGGGTGGAGTCCGCGGCCGCGATCATGGGGCTCTGCTTGCAGCCGCCCCCCGGGGCCCTCCACGTCCGCACCTCCGACTGCGCCTACTTCATCCTGGTGGATAGGTACCTGGCGTGGTTCCTGCCCACGGAAGGCAGCGTGCTGCCCCCACTCTCCAGCCCGGGGGGGCCCAGCCCCTCGCCGGCTCCCAGGTGAGGCTTCCGGCCCGTGCCCGAGGTGCCCCTTCCTCCTGGCGGTGCGTTGCCCTTGGGATGGTGGTGTTGCCCTGCGTGCCCAGTGCTCAGCCTTGTCCACGTTCTTGCGGCCTGAGGCTCCACGGCCCAGCCGCCCTGGCCCGGGCTTCTCTGAAGCGGCAGGTTCTTTGGCCTTGGGAATGGGCCCAGGCTGTGTTCCGCCTTTGGCTGCCCTCTCCCCATGGGGCACACGAGCCCAGGCCAGGCGGTGAGCAGCTGGCGAGGGACTCGGACCTGGGGACGGCCGATGGTCCTGGCTGTGAAGAACGGGGGGGCGCGCCTGTGGAgcccccccgcacccccccaTCCGCTGGCACGTGCTGAGTCACCCCGCGCTCAAGCAGCAGGGGCCCCGAGGACAGGACAGGACGGGTGGGGAGTGTGGAGCGGGGGCTGGGGGGGCATTCACAGCCCCAGACAGGCTTCAGCTGGGCCGGATTTGGCTTGCTCCGTCTAAGGTGTAATTCCGGGCTTTACAAGTTGCTACGTGTACTTTCATAGGCCCTCGACCTGCCTGGTTTCCAAGTTTTATTCTGTGaatctgtgtgtgttttcctgaGCTATTTGAACAAGTTACAAGACACGTGGCTGTCACGCCTTAACTCTTGAGTGTTTTCTGAAAGCCGTGGTCTCCTCGGCCTTTCTGCAGAGCAGGGCCCTCCAGCCCGGCTCCACAGCCCCCTCGGGCTTCACCAGCCCCCTGCCTCCCGCTCGTGGCTGTCTCCCCGTTGTCCAGGGGGTCCCGACCCTGACAGGGTGTCCCCTGCGGTCAGACGCTGGCCGGGCTGAGGGATGACGCGGCCCTCCTCCGGGGAAGGTGAATAAGTGCCTGGGTCTCAAGTAACGGACCTGGGGGACCTCGTGGGTGGCGTCTGCGCCCCTTGCGGTCCTCGGCCGGGCCCGTTGTGGGTGGGCAGCGCCAGCTGACGCTCCTCCCGTCTTCCCGCCTCGCTCCTCGCTGCGGCCCTGAAGGCAGCCTCCTCCCCTGTATTCATGCACAGCAGCTCAGCTGGGCCTACCCCTGCCCCCGGGTGGCCCGTCCCCTGTCCCCAGATGTGCTTTCTGTCTGCCTGTCCCCAGGACGCCGGCCATGCCCTTCGCGTCCTACGGCTTGCACCACACCAGCCTCCTGAAGCGGCACGTCTCCCACCAGACGTCGGTGAACGCGGACCCCGCCTCCCACGAGATCTGGCGGTCAGAGACGCTGCTCCAGGTGAGCACAGCCGTCTGCAGGAGCCGGTCCGGTGCCGGGCGCCGCCCACCCCGCAGGCAGAGCCAGGAGGCTGCGCCTGGCGGGGAGCGTTGCCGCCGGGACGGCGTCTGCCCACTGTCGCCTGTGGCGCTGGCAGTTTTCCCTGCTCCGTCCGTGGAGCTTCAGCCTCCTCTCCTGGTGACACGGGGGCTCTCCGGCCTCCGTTCCCGTGGCTGGGCCCCCCGCCTCTGGCCCCCCGCGTGTCTCGGGCGCTGAGGCACGGGGCCTGCCCCTGGTCAGCAGGCCCGCCCCTCCCTGCAGGGCCCCTGTGTGGGTGTCACACAGCCCCACGCCTGTGCCCTGAGCCGGCCCCAGAGAGCCTGCGGGCGTCACCACAGCCGGCTTGTTCAGAACCTGGAGTGTGGCCGCAATGGGGTTCTGGGGTTTTTTGGAACATGGTGAAACAGGTAACATAGAGCGTAAGTCTGAAATGTTTTAAGGCAACAGTCACAGAGCGTTAGGGTGTTTACTGTGTCGTAACGAGTTTCCAGAACCTTCCACCCATGAGACCCAGCATCTGTCATCAGACAGCAGTCCCTCCGCGCGCCGCCAGCCCCGCACCCACGTCCCGCTTGGCTCCGTGATGGGCCCCCCGCCGGTGCCTCTTGGGCGTCAGCAGCGCCTCTGGCTCGCTGGCCTCGGTTCCCTTAGCAGGTGCCGCAGGCTCGTCTGCGTAGTGGCTGAGAGCGCCCCTCCCTCTGAAGCCAGCGCGGTCCTGCTGCACGCGTGCCGCGTGTCTGTCCCTCTGACGGACACGTGGGCTGCCCCCACTCTTGGCTGCTGTGGCTGTCCTGAGCCTGGCCCTTTGCGGGGCTGTTGAGGCCTGCCGCGCTGCTCTCCACGGAGGCGGGGCCGTCTGTCCTCGCCCCCGGCGGGGCACGCGGGCCCCACTTGCCGCGCGTCCTCGGGACACTCGGGCACTCTGGGTCCTGACTGCCGTGTCCTAGTGGTGGTGACCGGCCTGTCGGGCCTTTCTCGCCCTTGTTGGCCATGTGTGAGCCTGGGAGGGCTGTCTGCTCGAGGCCTTTGCCAGGTTTTGAggtggcgtttttgttgttattggcTTCCCCGCGGTTTCTGTATAAGCAGAGTGTTAACCTTCCTGAGACACGGCTGGCCAGCCTTTTCCCCGTTCTGTGAACTGCTGTTTTAGTCTGCGTGTCGTATCTTTTGATGCACAGAAGATAGGTTTTAATTAGTGCTTACTGAAGTTTCCTTCACTGGCCGTGCTGGGCCCTCGTTGCTGGCCGCGGGGCC
This is a stretch of genomic DNA from Budorcas taxicolor isolate Tak-1 chromosome 17, Takin1.1, whole genome shotgun sequence. It encodes these proteins:
- the LOC128062508 gene encoding mitotic-spindle organizing protein 2; protein product: MAAAGAGPGAPPGLEAALQKLALRRKKVLSAEEMELFELAQAAGGAMDPDVFKILLDLLKLNVAPLAVFQMLKSMCAGQRAASDSQDPAAAPLPTPSVPETRGRNKGGGALGGGPALAERGGRDGPSQRMPRQPSASRLPKGGGPGRSPPRSGS